In one window of Nodosilinea sp. PGN35 DNA:
- a CDS encoding TldD/PmbA family protein — MVPGLTDDSLAEKLIDLALQRGAEAAEVLQSRSRSRPVFFEANRLKQLETSAALGTALRLWVNGRPGLAVAYGNVEPDAIIDRALAISALNDPETIDLVEGTSRHYPDMGQEVAVEQLIEWGQAMIDRIRSAYPEVICGVDVECDVETTRILNTRGLDCRYSDATLSGYLSADWVRGDDFLSVSDGQTQRDSLEVDRLSDQVLQRLAWAEQSAEVPTGRMPVIFTAKAADMIWGTLQSALSGKRVVERSSPWSSALGEQMTSAQITLWQDPEAGPFSCPFDDEGTPTQRLVFIDRGVVTLFYCDRAVGRTLGAGSTGNGFRPGLGSYPTPSLYNTLVDPGVKSLEALIASLDNGLLVDQILGGGPGISGDFSVNIDLGYRIHRGELVGRVKDTMVAGNIYTALKDNVELGRDGDWNGSCYTPSVLLDGLSITSG; from the coding sequence ATGGTGCCTGGTCTGACTGACGATTCGCTGGCCGAGAAACTGATTGACTTGGCCCTACAGCGGGGAGCAGAAGCGGCAGAGGTGCTGCAATCGCGATCGCGATCGCGCCCCGTCTTCTTTGAAGCCAACCGCCTCAAACAGCTCGAAACCTCTGCGGCCCTGGGCACGGCCCTGCGCCTATGGGTCAACGGTCGGCCCGGACTGGCGGTGGCCTACGGCAATGTAGAACCCGACGCCATCATCGACAGAGCCCTGGCCATCAGCGCCCTCAATGACCCCGAAACCATTGACCTGGTGGAGGGCACCAGCCGCCACTACCCCGACATGGGCCAGGAGGTGGCAGTGGAGCAGCTGATCGAGTGGGGACAGGCCATGATCGATCGCATCCGCAGTGCCTACCCCGAGGTGATCTGCGGCGTCGATGTGGAGTGCGATGTGGAAACCACCCGCATTCTCAACACCCGAGGGCTCGACTGCCGCTACAGCGATGCCACCCTGAGCGGCTACCTGTCGGCGGACTGGGTGCGGGGGGACGACTTTTTGAGCGTCAGCGACGGCCAGACCCAGCGGGACAGCCTGGAGGTGGACAGGCTGAGCGACCAGGTACTGCAGCGGCTGGCCTGGGCCGAGCAATCCGCCGAGGTGCCGACGGGGCGCATGCCGGTAATTTTTACCGCCAAGGCCGCCGATATGATCTGGGGCACGCTGCAATCGGCCTTGAGCGGCAAACGGGTGGTGGAGCGATCGTCCCCCTGGAGCAGTGCCCTGGGGGAGCAGATGACCTCGGCCCAGATCACCCTGTGGCAAGACCCAGAGGCGGGGCCCTTTAGCTGCCCCTTTGACGACGAGGGCACCCCAACCCAGCGGCTGGTGTTTATCGACCGAGGGGTGGTGACGCTGTTTTACTGCGATCGCGCCGTGGGCCGCACCCTGGGGGCGGGCTCTACGGGCAACGGCTTTCGCCCTGGTTTGGGCAGCTACCCCACCCCCAGCCTCTACAACACCCTGGTGGATCCTGGGGTTAAATCCCTGGAGGCACTGATCGCCAGCCTCGACAATGGCCTGCTGGTGGATCAAATTTTGGGCGGTGGCCCCGGCATCTCCGGCGATTTTTCGGTGAATATTGACCTGGGCTACCGCATTCACCGGGGCGAGCTGGTGGGCCGCGTCAAAGACACCATGGTGGCGGGCAATATCTATACCGCCCTCAAAGACAACGTGGAACTGGGCCGCGACGGCGACTGGAATGGCTCCTGCTACACCCCATCGGTGCTGCTGGATGGCCTGTCGATTACGAGTGGCTAA
- the nei gene encoding endonuclease VIII — MPEGPEIRRAADKIHRAIAGHIATDVFFAFDHLKPYEGDLVGRTVTAVKPYGKAIVTSFDSGLGVYSHNQLYGIWVICKPDAVPATRRQLRFAVHTPSRWALLYSASDIEVLSAEAVPTHPYIAKLGPDTLDTTLTPEEVAERTLSAPFRRRQFATLLLDQGFLSGVGNYLRTEILYVAGIHPSQRPVDCTPEQIAAFAEAALALPQQSYRHSGITNDLGLAAQLKASGHRRREYRHWAFGRVGQPCHRCGTAIAKIAIGGRRCYVCPRCQPVSHS; from the coding sequence ATGCCCGAAGGCCCCGAAATTCGCCGTGCTGCCGATAAAATTCATCGGGCGATCGCGGGTCACATCGCCACCGATGTGTTCTTTGCCTTTGACCACCTCAAGCCCTACGAGGGTGACCTGGTGGGCCGCACGGTGACGGCGGTCAAGCCCTACGGTAAGGCCATCGTCACCAGCTTCGACAGCGGGCTAGGGGTCTACAGCCACAACCAGCTCTACGGCATCTGGGTGATCTGCAAACCCGATGCCGTCCCCGCCACCCGCCGCCAGCTCCGCTTTGCGGTGCACACCCCCAGCCGGTGGGCGCTGCTCTACAGCGCCTCAGATATTGAGGTGCTGAGCGCTGAGGCGGTGCCTACCCACCCCTACATCGCCAAACTGGGCCCAGATACCCTCGATACCACCCTCACTCCAGAGGAGGTAGCTGAACGCACCCTGAGCGCCCCCTTTCGCCGTCGCCAGTTTGCCACCCTGCTGCTCGATCAGGGCTTCCTGAGCGGCGTTGGCAACTATTTGCGTACCGAAATTCTCTACGTAGCGGGCATTCACCCCAGCCAGCGCCCCGTAGACTGCACCCCTGAGCAGATTGCCGCCTTTGCCGAGGCCGCCCTGGCTTTGCCCCAGCAGTCGTACCGCCACAGCGGCATTACCAACGACCTGGGGCTGGCCGCCCAGCTCAAAGCCAGCGGCCACCGCCGCCGCGAGTATCGGCACTGGGCCTTTGGTCGAGTGGGCCAGCCCTGCCACCGCTGCGGCACGGCGATCGCCAAGATCGCCATTGGCGGCAGACGCTGCTACGTTTGCCCCCGGTGCCAGCCCGTTAGCCACTCGTAA
- a CDS encoding TIR domain-containing protein: MARCVFFSFHYQRDIFRVNTVRNHFLTKGGYSISGYQDRSLWEKAKTSNPLALKRMINRALEGTTVTVVLIGAETADRPWVKYEIEKSLERGNGLLGIYIYNIRHAVTKQTDFKGKNPFDRYAIAQPSPSLHTVDVQRMASNLYPTYDWVLDRGYNNFSMWVEKAAKAAGK; encoded by the coding sequence ATGGCTAGATGTGTTTTCTTCAGCTTCCACTACCAACGCGATATTTTCCGAGTTAACACCGTTCGTAACCACTTCTTGACCAAGGGTGGCTACAGTATCTCTGGCTATCAGGATCGCTCTCTTTGGGAGAAAGCCAAGACTAGTAACCCTCTAGCCTTGAAGCGCATGATCAATAGGGCATTGGAGGGCACTACTGTCACCGTTGTTCTGATTGGAGCCGAAACCGCCGATCGCCCGTGGGTAAAGTACGAGATTGAGAAAAGCTTGGAGCGTGGGAACGGTCTGCTCGGAATCTACATCTACAATATTCGACACGCTGTGACTAAGCAGACTGACTTCAAGGGCAAGAACCCTTTCGATCGCTATGCGATTGCACAGCCAAGTCCTTCTTTGCACACGGTCGACGTTCAAAGGATGGCGTCCAACCTCTATCCCACCTATGATTGGGTTCTTGATAGGGGATACAATAATTTCAGTATGTGGGTAGAGAAGGCAGCAAAGGCGGCAGGCAAATGA
- a CDS encoding tetratricopeptide repeat protein: MKRSSAAIAILCGLLGSWAVNPTAQAAAPVPLAPALSEVGHPPEPAAPLWLAQSSNGLSAAQQEQVDELLRQGQTRVTARDYSGAIAIYQQAAAIDRQNPRLFSGIGYLYVQQGNYGEAIAAYQRAIALEGDNLAFRYGLAHSQYKNGQLDDALTTYQGILSTNPREVNAHLGIGGIQIERSDYDGALATYQNLVRIAPGNAQVYEALGSLYIQQENYSQALTYLNEGLRSNPNGGNLHVSVANIYLLQENYPEAAKNLREALRVEPQNANAQHQMGYVLYQQGDREAAFDYLLRAVRLDPDLVAAHALLGELLLEREQYLQAVLSYRKVVDALPEDPAAFYNLGLALHGQGLTAQALSNLELAAILYGRQGDAEGATRARELMEFWGYQR, encoded by the coding sequence GTGAAACGCAGTTCTGCGGCGATCGCTATTTTGTGTGGGCTCCTGGGCAGTTGGGCGGTGAACCCCACGGCCCAGGCCGCTGCTCCGGTGCCGCTGGCCCCGGCCCTCAGCGAGGTGGGGCACCCCCCCGAACCCGCAGCGCCGCTCTGGCTGGCGCAGAGCAGCAACGGCCTCAGCGCGGCCCAGCAAGAGCAGGTCGATGAGCTGCTGCGCCAGGGGCAGACGAGGGTGACGGCCCGCGACTACTCTGGGGCGATCGCCATCTATCAGCAGGCCGCCGCCATCGATCGCCAAAACCCTCGGCTGTTTTCGGGCATCGGCTACCTCTACGTGCAGCAGGGGAATTACGGCGAGGCGATCGCCGCCTACCAGCGGGCGATCGCCCTGGAGGGCGACAACCTGGCCTTTCGCTACGGCCTGGCCCACAGTCAGTACAAAAACGGCCAGCTTGACGACGCGCTGACCACCTACCAGGGCATTCTCAGCACCAATCCCCGCGAGGTCAATGCCCACCTGGGGATTGGCGGTATTCAAATTGAGCGCAGTGACTACGATGGGGCGCTGGCTACCTACCAGAACCTGGTTCGCATCGCCCCCGGCAATGCCCAGGTGTACGAGGCGCTGGGGTCGCTGTACATTCAGCAAGAAAATTACAGCCAGGCTCTCACCTACCTGAACGAAGGGCTGCGCTCTAACCCCAACGGGGGCAATCTCCACGTCAGCGTGGCCAACATCTACCTGCTACAAGAAAACTACCCTGAGGCGGCCAAAAACCTGCGCGAAGCGCTGCGGGTAGAGCCTCAAAATGCCAATGCCCAGCACCAAATGGGCTATGTGCTCTACCAGCAGGGCGATCGCGAGGCCGCCTTTGACTACCTGCTGCGGGCGGTGCGTCTAGACCCCGACCTGGTGGCGGCCCACGCCCTGCTGGGCGAACTGCTGCTGGAGCGCGAGCAGTACTTGCAGGCGGTGCTCTCCTACCGCAAGGTGGTCGATGCCCTACCTGAGGATCCGGCGGCGTTCTACAACTTGGGGCTGGCCCTCCACGGGCAGGGGTTGACGGCTCAGGCACTCTCGAATCTGGAGCTGGCGGCCATTCTCTATGGTCGCCAGGGCGATGCCGAGGGGGCCACCCGCGCCCGCGAACTGATGGAATTCTGGGGCTACCAGCGGTAA
- a CDS encoding XisH family protein → MPSRDAIHDRVKAALIHAGWTITDDPYVISYGERFLFVDLGITGRFIGAERGNYRIAIEIKELRGKSPIAELEQAIGQYMLYQLLLARVDPERRLYLAVTDTVYDELFREPIGELVLQDLPLNLLVVDVETTEVKQWIPPL, encoded by the coding sequence ATGCCGTCCAGAGATGCCATTCATGATCGGGTAAAAGCTGCCTTGATTCATGCAGGGTGGACGATTACCGACGATCCCTATGTGATCTCCTACGGCGAGCGGTTTCTATTTGTAGACTTGGGAATAACTGGACGGTTTATTGGAGCCGAGCGGGGCAACTATCGGATCGCCATCGAAATTAAAGAACTGCGGGGCAAATCGCCCATTGCCGAGCTAGAGCAAGCCATTGGTCAATATATGCTGTATCAGCTTCTATTGGCGCGGGTCGATCCAGAGCGACGGTTGTATCTGGCAGTAACCGATACCGTGTATGACGAGCTATTTCGAGAGCCGATCGGGGAACTGGTGCTGCAAGATTTGCCGCTCAATCTGTTGGTTGTGGATGTCGAGACTACTGAGGTGAAACAATGGATACCGCCACTCTGA
- a CDS encoding ATP-binding protein: MPRNSAQSGQAPQPANSAPASSEFQIDLQGLIKLLAKNLYAEADVFVREMLQNAHDSVKRRRELQGVGAPEGVIRVKVDREAGTISFTDNGAGMTEQEVKDYLSTIGRSGTDAFRRNLVQKGRQADVTVIGQFGIGLLSAFIVADRVVVETLSWQANHSPWHWESSGEKTYDLIPGERQDPGSTVTLFINDNYRDMLLLEELRKAIRKYADFLPVSIYLNDDEAPANAVNAPWHKHYNNPKDEVLEMAMFVARRFPDNPLSTIPIHLSKPYKVDGVLYVSDNRIPDINTSGFVDIYQSRMFVMEANREMLPSWAKFVRGIIDSPALTLTASRDAVQQDAIQKEIKEQLGHEVIRHLTQLSKDDPTRFQQLCDWHHYHMKGMALRDDNFFRAVADLIPFETNQGPMSLSTYFEAAKSQGQSETDLLYFDERGSATQFYMLCDARKLLVVDASQVFEDDFLERYGRLHPEIKLRQLNIGESNVIFEALNPEEHKEFRQLEQEFTRGMPDRRSVAKAVRFKPESIPALSVLSAAAKNRQKLQQAGDNVMIPEEVRKLVKDVLQGERSVPVTLYLNADNPTVQQLAKMPPSEDKIDACMAIYNNSIMLINQVLTAGNAEVIFKSFSRVIDRMITQTDRAQKLEGQITKLRLQIDDKDQELRAQVAAQNDSQTEHISCFVAMPFDDKFKPLLEALKMVLEDKPYGWEVIRADSKLLGLTISANVEAHIARSHCYLADISDKNPNVFLEIGAMGHYKGRPLIYLCREDAQEEIAADLQGNLYHPYSQWDLEKPDIETLAQQLRSELERRPDLDSLKHSATKTFLSANVLVRNNQCDRPLAEKISKTYKTVEAFLAASSEDIATTLNLTRNAEKGAIADAQDFLKKHFGL, translated from the coding sequence ATGCCCAGGAACTCTGCTCAATCCGGCCAAGCCCCCCAACCCGCTAACAGCGCCCCCGCCTCAAGTGAGTTTCAGATTGACTTGCAGGGGTTGATCAAACTGCTGGCGAAAAACCTGTACGCCGAAGCGGATGTGTTTGTGCGGGAGATGCTGCAAAACGCCCATGACTCGGTGAAGCGCAGGCGGGAGCTACAGGGGGTAGGGGCACCGGAGGGGGTGATCCGGGTGAAGGTGGATCGGGAAGCAGGGACGATTAGCTTTACCGACAATGGCGCAGGGATGACGGAGCAGGAGGTGAAAGATTACCTCTCTACTATCGGGCGCAGCGGTACGGATGCCTTTCGGCGCAACTTGGTGCAGAAGGGGCGGCAGGCGGATGTGACGGTGATTGGGCAGTTTGGCATTGGCTTGCTATCGGCCTTTATTGTGGCCGATCGCGTAGTGGTAGAAACCCTCTCTTGGCAAGCCAATCACTCGCCGTGGCATTGGGAAAGTAGTGGTGAGAAGACCTACGACCTCATCCCTGGAGAGCGCCAAGATCCGGGGTCTACCGTTACCCTCTTCATCAATGATAACTATCGGGATATGTTGCTGCTAGAGGAACTCCGCAAGGCGATCCGCAAGTATGCCGACTTTTTGCCCGTCAGCATTTATCTAAACGATGACGAAGCACCTGCCAATGCTGTGAACGCACCCTGGCATAAGCACTATAACAATCCGAAAGATGAAGTGCTAGAAATGGCGATGTTTGTGGCAAGGCGGTTTCCTGACAATCCACTGTCTACGATTCCGATTCATCTGAGCAAGCCATACAAGGTGGATGGGGTGCTGTATGTGTCAGATAACCGCATTCCCGATATAAACACCAGTGGCTTTGTAGACATCTACCAGTCCCGCATGTTTGTCATGGAGGCAAATCGGGAGATGTTGCCCTCCTGGGCAAAGTTCGTGCGGGGCATTATTGACTCTCCAGCACTGACTTTGACAGCTTCGCGGGATGCAGTGCAGCAGGATGCAATTCAGAAGGAGATTAAAGAACAACTGGGGCACGAGGTAATCAGACACCTGACACAGCTTTCCAAGGATGACCCCACCCGATTTCAACAACTTTGCGACTGGCACCATTACCACATGAAAGGGATGGCACTGCGGGATGATAACTTCTTCCGGGCGGTTGCCGATTTGATTCCGTTTGAAACGAACCAGGGACCGATGAGCCTCAGCACCTATTTTGAGGCAGCAAAAAGCCAGGGACAATCCGAAACTGATCTGCTCTACTTTGATGAGCGCGGCAGTGCCACTCAGTTCTATATGTTGTGTGATGCACGAAAATTGCTGGTAGTGGATGCCAGCCAGGTGTTTGAGGATGACTTTTTAGAGCGGTATGGCAGGCTGCATCCTGAAATTAAGCTGCGGCAACTCAACATTGGCGAGTCAAATGTTATTTTTGAAGCGCTCAATCCAGAAGAACATAAGGAGTTTCGCCAACTGGAGCAGGAATTTACCCGGGGAATGCCCGATCGCCGCAGTGTTGCCAAAGCAGTGCGATTTAAACCAGAGTCAATTCCAGCATTGAGTGTATTATCGGCGGCGGCCAAGAATCGGCAAAAACTTCAGCAGGCGGGGGATAACGTCATGATCCCCGAAGAGGTGCGGAAGCTGGTGAAGGATGTATTGCAGGGAGAGCGATCGGTTCCGGTGACGCTGTACTTAAATGCGGATAATCCCACCGTGCAGCAACTTGCCAAAATGCCGCCATCAGAAGACAAGATCGATGCTTGCATGGCGATCTACAACAACTCCATCATGTTGATCAATCAAGTTTTGACGGCTGGCAATGCAGAGGTCATCTTCAAAAGCTTTAGCCGGGTGATCGATCGCATGATTACTCAAACAGATCGCGCTCAAAAGCTGGAAGGGCAGATTACCAAGCTCAGGCTCCAGATCGACGATAAGGATCAGGAACTACGGGCACAGGTCGCCGCTCAAAACGACAGTCAGACAGAGCATATTAGCTGTTTTGTCGCCATGCCGTTTGATGACAAGTTTAAGCCCTTGCTGGAAGCCTTAAAGATGGTGCTGGAAGACAAACCCTATGGGTGGGAAGTCATTCGTGCCGATAGCAAACTCTTGGGACTGACCATTTCCGCCAATGTAGAGGCGCATATTGCCCGCAGTCATTGTTACCTGGCGGATATTAGTGATAAGAACCCCAATGTGTTCTTGGAAATTGGGGCAATGGGACATTACAAAGGTCGTCCGTTGATTTATCTGTGTCGAGAAGATGCCCAGGAGGAAATTGCCGCTGATCTCCAGGGAAATCTTTATCACCCCTATTCCCAATGGGATCTGGAGAAGCCAGATATTGAAACACTTGCCCAGCAACTCCGCAGCGAATTGGAACGTCGCCCAGATTTAGACTCACTCAAACATTCAGCAACAAAAACGTTCCTATCTGCCAACGTACTCGTGCGTAACAACCAGTGCGATCGCCCCCTTGCTGAAAAAATCAGTAAAACCTATAAAACCGTCGAGGCATTCCTGGCGGCTTCCTCCGAAGACATTGCCACAACGCTAAACTTGACCCGCAATGCAGAAAAGGGCGCGATCGCCGATGCTCAAGACTTTTTGAAAAAGCATTTTGGGCTATGA